Genomic window (Eubalaena glacialis isolate mEubGla1 chromosome X, mEubGla1.1.hap2.+ XY, whole genome shotgun sequence):
agttgtggcgagcaggggctactcttcgttgcggtgcacaggcttctcattgcagtggcttctcttgttgtggagcacaggctctaggcacgcgggcttcagtagttgtggcacgtgggctcagtagttgtggctcgtgggctccagagtgcaggctcagtagttgtggagcacgggcttagttgctccgcggcatgtgggatcttcccggaccagggcttgaacctgtgtcctctgcatcggcatgcagattcttaaccactgcgccaccagggaagccccagaaagatTCATTTTCTAGATGAGCAGGAGATGCCCACCCAAGGTCATTCATCCGAggttttacagatgcagaaactgcctaagatcacacactttagtaaatggtggagctgggattgaacccaggtacTTGGGCTCTAGAATCCAAGCCTTTACCCACTACACTGTACTGTTTGGGGAAGACCAAGGGATGCTTCCCAACACCCATAAACCTCTACATTTTCCCCCAGATTCAGGCAGAAAGAGGTCATGCCTTAAACCACTTTGGTGGGTTGGACAAGCCTCCTGGACTCCTGGGAttgggagggtcctgcctgcctgggGAGACTGGGGGCATGTGAGGACCAGCATCGGACTCTGTTCTAGAAGGAAtaagggagggaaagggaatCTATGGTGGGACTTCACTGTTAACTGTTCCACTCATGAAGCAGGGACTAATGGAACCTCAGCCTGACCAGCCATTTCTCCAACCGGCGCACAGCTGGCCTGGCAGGCACAGAATAACCGTGTGGTTAACTGTATAACCGTGTGGTTAACTGTATAACCGTTTGGTTAACTGTATAACCGTTTGGTTGACTATATAACTCATGGACTGACAGGGAGGGGGCAATTTGAGGAGATGACAGTGCAGTTTCCTGACACTGTGAGCTACTGAAAATCGAACTGACTTACAGCCCGCCTGGGACAGGCTGGGGCTGGTGACCTGATGGTGCAAAAGATGGGCAGCCTCCTGAGGGACTTACAGGCTGGCTGACTGATGATCCACGCTGTTGCTGCCTGCCTCGGTGGCGGGATGTTGCAAATGGCTGACTTGCTAGGAATCACACCCAGCCTGAGGGGCTGTCTGGATGTTACACTGTCTGGCGATGTGTAAAGGAGATCTACCCTGAGGGAATTTCAGGCTGACTGATGGACAGATCTGTGGCCGCCTGATAGGCAACTGTATCTGGTGACTGACTGTCTATCCTGACCAAATCACAGCATGCTTGACAGACCATGTGGTCAGTCGGATGCTGAGAATGGCTACCTGGCTGACTGATATGAGGGGCAGACTGAACGAGTCACAGACCAGCTGACCCACTGAAAGATCAGTATAGCTGCCTGACCCCATGGCTGTCCATGGATAGCATCACAGCCGCCCCAAGAGGGCCCCGGGGTCAGAGGCTGCTGACTGACCGACCAATGGGGGGCATGCCTTGCCTGAGAAATGACAGATTGCTGACGACTGACAGGTGGCCTGGAGGCTTTAGCTGCTGTGACTACGTGCTCTGAGGGAATAAAGTGCCTGATCATGGTGTGAATGAGGAGGAACCTGAGGGAACTACAGAGTGACCAACTGACAGTGGAGAACGTGACTGCCAGGGCTACATTAGATGCTGACAATGACAGCCTGTCCTGACATGATCACAGCCAGCCCGAGGGCCCGGCTGGTTGCTGTGGCTTCCTGGGCGGTGGTGAGATGATTCTCCCCAGGGGATTCGAAGCTACTCCCAGAGCCAGGGTAGATAGAGAGCCCGGTTGCTGGACCGACTGTAGGTGCGATGAAGGGACAGTCTAAGGGAATGACAGGCTGGCTGACGAGCAGCGAGCAGCGTAGCTGTTGTCAGCGCCGTGTGTCTGCCTTGAGGGCCTCGCAGCTGGCCCGAGGGCACGAATGGATGCTACTATTGACAGACTGACAGCGTGAATGGGGGGCGGAGGTCTGATGAGACAGTGGTCGTGGTGATTGTCTGATTTGAGTCGGGTGACTGCCTGAGCAAGCTGTATGTGGAGGTAATCCGCCTGGGGAGTCACGGCCTGCTTGGGGTTAAAATGTGGTGACGGACTGACGGCGGTAATTGGGGGTCTGACAGGACGGAGAATCCCCCCGTGCAGCTGGCTGACAACGTGATTGGCTGACAGCGTGACAGACAGACCGGCTTACGGGCAGGGCCTCCAGCAACCtcagctgccgccgccgccgcccagaCGCACTCTGGGAAAGCGCCGGCGAGCACCCGCCTTCGGGACCGAGACGGGTGGCGGGGAGGGGTCCGGTCACGGCTAGCCGGTTGGTCCGCGCGGGCGTTGCTCGAGGCGCGGCGCGGCCAATAGGCTGCGCGTTCTCGGCCACGCCCGCGCGAGCTCTCTTCTCGCGAGGCCGGTTAGGCCCGAATGTCGTTAGCCGTGGGGAAAGATGGCGGAAAATTTAAAAGGTGAAGCAGTGGCGGCAGCGATGCGGGCCTGCTGGCCGGGCCGggtgggctggaggggtggcgTCGCTGGCTCGGGGCCCCGGCGTCCGAGGCCACGGGGTCGGGAGCCGGAAGCTCGGCGCCGAAAGGCTGGAGCTCGAGGCGCGCGGGCCTGGCGCGCGGGGCTGggcggggctgaggggagggggcgcGTGCCTCGGAACGCGGCGGGCACGGGGCTaagtggggacaggggaggggcgcGCGCGCCGCAGGTCGCGACCGGACGACGCGCGCACGCGCGGGGGTTTGTCTGGGAGGCCGCGCCCGCGCGCGGGAAAATTGGCCGCCGGTGACCGTTACCCTCTTGGTGTCCACGCGAGACGCcggaaggggaggggtgggaaggggacGGACCTCCTTTTCAGAGTTAGGGGACGGGGCACTCTTCTGGGGGAGGGTATTTCCTCGCAgcgtggtgggggaggggtttgCGGCAGAGAGGGCTCGcccaggaagaggggaagggggctTCCCTAATGGGAGAGCTGGACTCCCCCATGCGCGGGGAAGGAGGGGTGACTCAGTGTGTTGGGGAAGGTGGGCCCCTCTGGGTGAGGGAAGCTGCGGGGAGGATGGGTTCCACAAGTGTGAGGGGGAGCTCTGAGGGTAGGAGAGTCCATCTGTGGTCAGTGCGGAGACAGCAGCTGATGTGAGTTGGGACCACGTTAGCGGGGCTTCAAAAGCAAGTTAAGGGTTTGAAAGGGAGAGGCATCACAGGGAAAGGAAGGCGTGGGTACAGGCCGAGTCTCCACTAGGCCTGCCTAAGTGGAGGGGGGGAAATGCACACGTAATAATTTTGCAAAACTCTTGTACATTTGTAGGTTGACATCTAGAGTATTTCATCATGAgtttaaatgtttggtttttgTAATGGAAGgtagaaaatattaaacatttttaaaagatgaaacagGATGAGGACTGACTGACTATATTTGGAATAAGGGTTTTGTGAAATGATTTGATAAAATGGCTTCTaaagcacagtagttaagaatatGCCTTGAACCGAAAGCagcctttttaaataaaaaaatgtgtGTCCTGAAAACTTTTGGTAGCCCCCCAAAACATTCCaggtatatttaaaataattgctgTCACTAACCTATATTGTTCTGTCTGTTCTTGAATTCAGAGCACACCACTTTGGGCCAGCTTTACCCTTCACAGAAATGTGGATGAGACAGAGAAAATCAAAATGCAGCGTGAAAAAATATACCTTGTGGGTTTAAAGCACCTACACTAATCATTTGGGGAAGCTTCCTGTAATCTAATACCACTCCACAATCTCTTATTCATAATTCTGAAATCCAAAAAGCCCTGAAAACTTAAATTTGGTATCATTCAGTGGTAAAACTAGGCTATATGGAGGGACTGTTCAGTGCCACTATCTTGCAGCTTTCTTTCtcctatttttgtgaaaattcagACTTTTGCTACAGAACTATTAATGTATTTGATTATGGCTTGATGCCCCTGACCACAGTAGGGGTGTGTTAGGGAATGTATGGGATATACCTAGAACTGCACTtgtaaaatccaaaaaagaaatttgGATTCCAAAACATCTGGCCCCAGGAGCTTCAGATAAAGGATTATGGACCAGTCTTTCTAGTTACGCCTTTGTTTGGTGCCCTGGAGGTTTTAATCCCATCCCTACCCACACCCCTTGGGGAAATGCACCCTACTGAGATGGAGGGGgttgttctctttcttttgcaAAGTGGAGAGAAGGATGATTAGGTCCTGAACTTCAGGCAGGTTTGCAGGCAGTTTAAGGAATGGTATAGAGGGAGCTGGAAGCTCTGGGAATAGATTCCTTTAGGACAATCCATGCAGCAGATCCCACTTGGAAGTCTGCTGCTCCAGGGAAAGCCTTGGACAGTGAGCATTGGGGTAGATGGGAGTGGCACGTTTTTGTTGTAGAGGGGTCTTAGCATTGGGAAGGCCTGTGGATTAAATTTCACTGACTCTGAGGTAGTCCTTTGGAAGTCCCAGGGAGGATTTGGGGTCCTCTTTGACCCCTGGCCTTGCCAGGATGCCCAGCAATAGTTCCTTCTGGCCCCCTTTGTTCTAGGCTGCAGTGTGTGTTGCAAGTCTTCTTGGAATCAGCTACAGGACCTGTGCCGCCTGGCCAAACTCTCCTGCCCTGCCCTTGGCATCTCCAAGAGGAATCTCTATGACTTTGAAGTCGAGTACCTGTGTGATTACAAAAAGATCCGCGTGAGTCTGGGGTGACCATGGCCGGGGCAGGGGTGACTCAAGGAAGCTGGCTTCCTGCCCCCTTACCCCCAATTACCCACATCTGTTtccaaaagcagttttctctgatCTTAAAAAAATAGGATTAGTAGGCCctcttatcatctccattttacaggtgggaaaactaAGTGGCTTTCTGAGAGGGGCAGGAGCCAGAATGAATCCCCAGATAaatctctcctcccacctccctaggAATACAAACCAATTGCAAAGATTGAGATGTTGAGCCCAGGAGTGGAGATAATGACAGCTAATGGTTTTGAGCACTTTGCGTGCCAGGCACTTCCTTTCAGAAACTCATTTAATCCCGCCAACAACATTGTAAAATGGGAACTGTTGTTGTTGCCAGAGGAGGTAATGGCAGGATAGTTAAGAGAGCAGCCTGGAGCCAGCATGCttgggttcagatcctggctctgtAACCCTGGGATACTTACCCAAATTCTCTGTACttaattttcctcatctataaaatgggtataattagTAGTATCTACCTCACATAGAGTTGTGAGGGTTAGATTAGTTAATAATACATGTAAGttgcttagaacagtacctgctACATAATGAATGCTAGAAAaatgtcagcttttttttttcttatttacagatgaagaaacaggcccAGCGAGGTTAAATAACTGCCTAAGTTTACACTGCTAGGGATCAGCAGATTCAGGATTTGTCTAGTTGTAGAATCTGTGTAGTTAAACTCTATCCTATAGCTGCCGCTCAGCAAGAAAAGATCCCTCttgctgctgtgtggagaacagactgtaggggcaagggtggaagcaggggGACAGGTGAGGCTGCTGCTGCACTCCAGGCGAGTGATGACGGTGGTGACAGTGACAGAGGTTTGAAGTGTAGGATTCTGGATGTAGCTTGAAGGCGGGGCTGACAGGATTTCCTGAGAGTGGATGTGGGGAGTGTGAGAAaaaggagtcaagaatgactTCGAGAGCTGGGCTGAACAGCTAGCAGGAGGGAATATGTTTGGGAGATTAAATTAAAAGTTGGGATTTAGACAGATAGTAAGCGGGAGcgagggatttgaacccagtgagcctcactctagagcccatgctttttAACCGCTGCACAGAGTCATTCCAGGAAACGGGGGGAACAGTTTGGGTGTTGTCCACAGGCGTTGGGATGGAAGTCCCACGAGGGCTGGCCCAAGGGTCTCATCTGTCACTTACAGtgaccccatccctccccaccccaccccccaggaacAGGAGTATTACCTGGTAAAATGGCGTGGGTACCCAGACTCAGAGAGCACCTGGGAGCCACGGCAGAATCTCAAGTGTGTGCGCATTCTCAAGCAGTTTCACAAGGACTTGGAAAGGGAGCTGCTCCGGCGGCACCACCGGTCAAAGCCACCCCGGCACCTGGACCCAAGCCTGGCCAACTACCTGGTGCAGAAGGCCAAGCAGAGGCGGGCGCTCCGGCGCTGGGAGCAGGAGCTCAACGCCAAGCGCAGCCACCTGGGACGCATCACCGTGGAGAACGAGGTGGACCTGGACGGCCCCCCGCGGGCCTTCGTGTACATCAACGAGTACCGTGTCGGTGAGGGCATCACCCTCAACCAGGTGGCTGTGGGCTGCGAGTGCCAAGACTGTTTGTGGGCACCTGCTGGAGGCTGTTGCCCTGGGGCGTCGCTGCACAAGTTTGCCTACAATGACCAGGGCCAGGTGCGCCTGCGAGCCGGGCTGCCCATCTACGAGTGCAACTCCCGCTGCCGCTGTGGCTATGACTGCCCCAACCGCGTGGTACAGAAGGGCATCCGCTATGACCTCTGCATCTTCCGCACAGATGATGGACGTGGCTGGGGTGTCCGCACGCTGGAGAAGATCCGCAAGAACAGCTTCGTCATGGAGTACGTGGGAGAGGTAGGGAGACGGGGCTGGGCGGGTGTGCGCAGCTCTCCCCATGTGTGTTCCCACCGTGCGCGCCCAGCTCTCCCCACTGTGTGCCTGCAGCTTCCCTGCTTTCCCTGTGGGAAAGGTGTTGAGGGGGTGAACCTGAGTGTGAGAGGGACATCCTGGCAGGGGCGAGTATTCCAAGCTGGTAAAGGCACGTTGAAATACCTCCAGACTGGGTTGACTTCATAAGGGTACCTAGCAAAGAGGAAAGCGGGAACTGAAATCCAGGCAGCGTTCCTTTTAACAGGCCGTGTGGTCTGCACAGGATTGCGTCACCTGAAAAGGCACTTCCTCTTCTCATTTCACGAGGGTCCAGCTTATCACCAAGCAGTGTCTACCCGGAAGGAGCACCTTTTACTAATCTGCACAAAAGGAACACAGTCTGGAGTAGGATGTAGACATGCCTTGGGGAGGTTGGCTACCTCCTCCTTTAGCCGCGCAGGACACTGGGGAAAGGCGGGCTGTGTCCAGCAGGCTAGCCGCCGGACCAGACAAGCCCCACATCTTAATGGCTTTGCACGCTATAAGTCCGTTTGCTCCTCCAGTGTGGGCATTTGGGTCATATCCTTCCACACGATGGCGTGGCCACCTAGGTTCTTTCCCTCTTGTGCCTTTGCCATGCCTTAGAGTCGCCTCTGATCCTCAGCATTGCCTGAGGCAAGTGGGCTGGGGGGGTGCAGAAGGGGAGATTTCTAAGGGGCCAGGCCCGGACGCGGTGCACATCATGTCTGCCCGCACCTACTGGCTGGAACCGAGTCACTGGCCTTACCTCAGTGCAAAGCAGCTGTCAAGTGTGATTCAGCCATATGCGCAAGTGGAAAACAAAAAGGGATTTGGGTGAATAACTAGCAAGTATCTGCAACAGCAAGTGTCATCTTCTAAGGTGGGACGTGGTGGGCATTTGGAGTGGGGCAGTTCTTTGTTACGTAGGACCATCTCATGCATTGGGGAACATTTAACATCCCTGGACCTTGACCATTTAAATCCATGAGTGTGCCTTGTCACGATGACAACCCCAAACACCTCCGTATTTCTGTGGGTCTCTTAGGGGTGTGACATGGCTGGGAAGTGACAGAATTGGCCTAAGGGACGCACACCTGAGGATGTGCACACTGTAGTGATAACACTGATGAAGAGGAGAGGCTCCTGCTCTGAGGAACTATAAAGTAGAGAGGGTCATAgcccctggggctgggggcggggcagagACCGTCTAGAAGCAGAGCAGTCCACACTGCAGAGGACCCTGACAGTCTGGACAAGGAGATGTCCACACCCCAGATAAGCCCGGTGGTCGGGTGGAAAAAACGTCCACATGTTGAAGGGCCTGACAGTCtagaggagggaggaggtggccaCAGCCCAGAGGGTTCCTGACAGTCTAGAGAAGAGGGGTCCTGACAATCTGTAGGAAGAGGTGTCCACGTCCCAGAGCGACCTGAGGAAGAGAGCAGGCTCTCCAGAGGACCCTGGCGGTCTGACCTAGGAAGTGTCCACACCCACACTGCCCTGACACTCAGGAAAATGAAGTGTCCTCACTCCAGAGGGATAGTGACAGTCTGAAGGAGCTCAGGTCTACACCTAAGAGACTCTGACAGCCTGGAGGAAGCGTCCACACCCTCAGCGCCCTGACACTCTGGTGGAGATGTCCAGACCTTAGAGGGACAGTGACAGTGTGGAAGAGATGTCACGCCCCAGAGCTATGTTAGCAGTGCAGGGGATGAGGTGGCCACACCCACAGGAGTCAGCAGTCCTAGAGGAAGTCCAGAGCAGGGGGTATCCCTAGCTTCACTGCACTGACAGTCTTTGGAGGAGCTGTCAACAGCACAGGAGAATCCTGACAGGCGAGGAGGAGGAAGAGTCTTCAGCTCACTGGCACCCCAAGGTCCCCTGGGCCCAATACTTTCCCACCATTCTTCCTTAGTGTCCTTACTCCTCCACGCTGTAAACGTGGCGGTTTCTGGGGACCCTGCGGTGCTGTCCTACTGGGTGTTATGTAATTAAGGGCATATCCCCGACCTGTTCACCACACTGTCCTCCTCCAATCTGGACCCCCGTTCACTCTCCACCTCTGCACTGACAGTCCCTCCACGTGAGCTGGCCTTCCACGTTCTGTCAGAAcatccccaccctcacccagcAGAGAACACAGCCTGTTTCATCAATTCTGAAACATGCACTTTCTTCATATTTTAACAACTCTGAAATGAAAGTGAGTCTCGCTTTAGTTTAATTAAATGATGGCATATCATCATTTAATTA
Coding sequences:
- the SUV39H1 gene encoding histone-lysine N-methyltransferase SUV39H1 isoform X1 gives rise to the protein MAENLKGCSVCCKSSWNQLQDLCRLAKLSCPALGISKRNLYDFEVEYLCDYKKIREQEYYLVKWRGYPDSESTWEPRQNLKCVRILKQFHKDLERELLRRHHRSKPPRHLDPSLANYLVQKAKQRRALRRWEQELNAKRSHLGRITVENEVDLDGPPRAFVYINEYRVGEGITLNQVAVGCECQDCLWAPAGGCCPGASLHKFAYNDQGQVRLRAGLPIYECNSRCRCGYDCPNRVVQKGIRYDLCIFRTDDGRGWGVRTLEKIRKNSFVMEYVGEIITSEEAERRGQIYDRQGATYLFDLDYVEDVYTVDAAYYGNISHFVNHSCDPNLQVYNVFIDNLDERLPRIAFFATRTIRAGEELTFDYNMQVDPVDMESTRMDSNFGLAGLPGSPKKRVRIECKCGTESCRKYLF
- the SUV39H1 gene encoding histone-lysine N-methyltransferase SUV39H1 isoform X2; its protein translation is MAENLKGCSVCCKSSWNQLQDLCRLAKLSCPALGISKRNLYDFEVEYLCDYKKIREQEYYLVKWRGYPDSESTWEPRQNLKCVRILKQFHKDLERELLRRHHRSKPPRHLDPSLANYLVQKAKQRRALRRWEQELNAKRSHLGRITVENEVDLDGPPRAFVYINEYRVGEGITLNQVAVGCECQDCLWAPAGGCCPGASLHKFAYNDQGQVRLRAGLPIYECNSRCRCGYDCPNRVVQKGIRYDLCIFRTDDGRGWGVRTLEKIRKNSFVMESLPQRRQSGGARSTTARAPPTSSTWTTWRMCTPWTPPITATSPILSTTVVTPTSRCTTSS